Proteins encoded by one window of Actinomycetota bacterium:
- a CDS encoding NAD(P)-dependent alcohol dehydrogenase, with amino-acid sequence MKAIVQDRYGGPEVLEFRDIDQPVPNDNEVLVKVQAAGVHRGDWHIMTGLPYMIRLVVPTLGPRKPKVPVLGMDIAGTVEAVGKDVTRFQPGEAVFGWTDGSFAQYAVAPEDHLAAKPGVLSFEEAAVVPISGFAALQAVRDVGEVQAGQQVLVLGAAGAVGWFAVQVAKAFGAHVTGVASTSQLELVGSIGADEVIDYTRTDVTDGARQWDVIVDTGGRRSLAQLRRALTPTGTLAIVGGEGGGRWLGGFLRNLRAPVLSRFIGQRLRMLASKPNQDDLQVLRELIEAGKLRPLVGRTYPLGEVPEAMRALEAGKTRGKIVITV; translated from the coding sequence CCAGGACCGGTATGGCGGACCCGAGGTGCTGGAGTTCCGGGACATCGACCAGCCAGTCCCCAACGACAACGAGGTCCTGGTCAAGGTCCAGGCGGCTGGCGTCCATCGGGGCGACTGGCACATCATGACCGGCCTGCCCTACATGATCCGCCTGGTCGTCCCGACCCTCGGGCCACGCAAACCCAAGGTCCCCGTGCTGGGCATGGACATCGCCGGGACCGTCGAGGCGGTCGGCAAGGATGTCACCCGGTTCCAGCCTGGTGAGGCGGTGTTCGGCTGGACCGACGGCTCCTTCGCCCAGTACGCGGTAGCTCCAGAGGACCACTTGGCGGCCAAGCCAGGCGTCCTCTCCTTCGAGGAGGCGGCGGTCGTGCCCATCTCGGGGTTCGCCGCCCTCCAAGCGGTGCGCGACGTGGGCGAGGTCCAGGCGGGCCAGCAGGTCCTGGTCCTGGGGGCGGCCGGGGCGGTGGGGTGGTTCGCGGTCCAGGTCGCCAAGGCGTTCGGCGCCCACGTCACTGGGGTGGCCAGCACCAGCCAGCTGGAGCTGGTCGGCTCGATTGGGGCTGACGAGGTCATCGACTACACCCGCACCGACGTCACTGACGGGGCCCGGCAGTGGGACGTGATCGTGGACACCGGGGGTCGCCGGAGCCTGGCCCAGCTGCGGCGTGCCCTCACCCCCACGGGGACGTTGGCTATTGTTGGCGGTGAGGGGGGCGGACGGTGGCTGGGCGGGTTCCTGCGCAACCTGCGGGCGCCGGTGCTGTCACGGTTCATCGGTCAGCGGCTGCGGATGCTGGCCTCTAAGCCGAACCAGGACGACCTGCAGGTCCTGCGGGAGCTGATCGAGGCCGGCAAGCTCAGGCCACTCGTCGGCCGGACCTATCCGTTGGGCGAGGTCCCCGAGGCCATGCGGGCGCTGGAAGCCGGCAAGACTCGCGGCAAGATCGTCATCACCGTGTAA